In Cervus elaphus chromosome 7, mCerEla1.1, whole genome shotgun sequence, the following proteins share a genomic window:
- the RPP21 gene encoding ribonuclease P protein subunit p21 isoform X2 has translation MAGPVKDREAFQRLNFLYQDPENQALARFYCHTERTIAKRLVLRRDPSVKRTLCRGCSSLLIPGLTCTQRQRRCKGQRWTVQTCLTCQRSQRFLNDPRHVLWGDRPEAQLGNQADPKPPQPLPNTAHPIPAQLPEEKVQPQSSSHQ, from the exons ATGGCGGGGCCGGTGAAGGACCGCGAGGCCTTCCAGAGGCTCAACTTCTTGTACCAG GACCCGGAGAACCAGGCGCTAGCGAGGTTTTACTGCCACACGGAGAGGACCATAGCGAAGCGGCTCGTATTACGGCG GGACCCCTCGGTGAAGCGGACTCTCTGCCGTGGCTGCTCTTCCCTCCTCATCCCGGGTCTGACCTGCACCCAGCGCCAGAGAC GCTGCAAGGGTCAGCGCTGGACTGTACAGACCTGCCTGACATGCCAGCGCAGCCAACGGTTCCTCAACGACCCGAGGCATGTGCTCTGGGGAGACCGACCCGAGGCCCAGCTGGGGAACCAGGCAG ATCCCAAACCACCACAGCCCTTGCCAAACACAGCCCACCCCATTCCAGCCCAGCTTCCTGAGGAGAAAGTGCAGCCTCAGAGCTCCAGTCACCAGTGA
- the RPP21 gene encoding ribonuclease P protein subunit p21 isoform X1 — MAGPVKDREAFQRLNFLYQAAHCVLAQDPENQALARFYCHTERTIAKRLVLRRDPSVKRTLCRGCSSLLIPGLTCTQRQRRCKGQRWTVQTCLTCQRSQRFLNDPRHVLWGDRPEAQLGNQADPKPPQPLPNTAHPIPAQLPEEKVQPQSSSHQ; from the exons ATGGCGGGGCCGGTGAAGGACCGCGAGGCCTTCCAGAGGCTCAACTTCTTGTACCAG GCCGCCCACTGCGTCCTCGCGCAGGACCCGGAGAACCAGGCGCTAGCGAGGTTTTACTGCCACACGGAGAGGACCATAGCGAAGCGGCTCGTATTACGGCG GGACCCCTCGGTGAAGCGGACTCTCTGCCGTGGCTGCTCTTCCCTCCTCATCCCGGGTCTGACCTGCACCCAGCGCCAGAGAC GCTGCAAGGGTCAGCGCTGGACTGTACAGACCTGCCTGACATGCCAGCGCAGCCAACGGTTCCTCAACGACCCGAGGCATGTGCTCTGGGGAGACCGACCCGAGGCCCAGCTGGGGAACCAGGCAG ATCCCAAACCACCACAGCCCTTGCCAAACACAGCCCACCCCATTCCAGCCCAGCTTCCTGAGGAGAAAGTGCAGCCTCAGAGCTCCAGTCACCAGTGA
- the RPP21 gene encoding ribonuclease P protein subunit p21 isoform X3 — MAGPVKDREAFQRLNFLYQAAHCVLAQDPENQALARFYCHTERTIAKRLVLRRDPSVKRTLCRGCSSLLIPGLTCTQRQRRCKGQRWTVQTCLTCQRSQRFLNDPRHVLWGDRPEAQLGNQAALAKHSPPHSSPAS, encoded by the exons ATGGCGGGGCCGGTGAAGGACCGCGAGGCCTTCCAGAGGCTCAACTTCTTGTACCAG GCCGCCCACTGCGTCCTCGCGCAGGACCCGGAGAACCAGGCGCTAGCGAGGTTTTACTGCCACACGGAGAGGACCATAGCGAAGCGGCTCGTATTACGGCG GGACCCCTCGGTGAAGCGGACTCTCTGCCGTGGCTGCTCTTCCCTCCTCATCCCGGGTCTGACCTGCACCCAGCGCCAGAGAC GCTGCAAGGGTCAGCGCTGGACTGTACAGACCTGCCTGACATGCCAGCGCAGCCAACGGTTCCTCAACGACCCGAGGCATGTGCTCTGGGGAGACCGACCCGAGGCCCAGCTGGGGAACCAGGCAG CCCTTGCCAAACACAGCCCACCCCATTCCAGCCCAGCTTCCTGA
- the LOC122697336 gene encoding E3 ubiquitin-protein ligase TRIM39, translating into MAETSLLEAGASAASTAAALENLQVEASCSVCLEYLKEPVIIECGHNFCKACITRWWEDLERDFPCPVCRKTSRYRSLRPNRQLGSMVEIAKQLQAVKRKIRDESLCPQHHEALSLFCYEDQEAVCLICAISHTHRAHTVVPLDDATQEYKEKLQKCLEPLEQKLQEISRCKSSEEKKPGELKRLVESRRQQILKEFEELHRRLDEEQQVLLSRLEEEEQDILQRLRENAAHLGDKRRDLAHLAAEVEGKCLQSGFEMLKDVKSTLEKCEKVKTMEVTSVSIELEKNFSNFPRQYFALRKILKQLIADVTLDPETAHPNLVLSEDRKSVKFVETRLRDLPDTPRRFTFYPCVLATEGFTSGRHYWEVEVGDKTHWAVGVCRDSVSRKGELTPLPETGYWRVRLWNGDKYAATTTPFTPLHIKVKPKRVGIFLDYEAGTLSFYNVTDRSHIYTFTDTFTEKLWPLFYPGIRAGRKNAAPLTIRPPTDWE; encoded by the exons ATGGCAGAGACAAGTCTGTTAGAGGCCGGGGCCTCTGCAGCCTCCACAGCTGCAGCTCTGGAGAACCTACAGGTGGAGGCAAGTTGCTCTGTGTGCCTAGAATACCTGAAGGAGCCTGTCATCATTGAGTGTGGGCACAACTTCTGCAAAGCTTGCATCACTCGCTGGTGGGAGGACctagagagggacttcccttgtcCTGTATGTCGAAAGACGTCCCGCTATCGCAGTCTCCGGCCTAATCGACAGCTGGGCAGTATGGTGGAAATTGCTAAGCAGCTGCAGGCCGTCAAGCGGAAGATCCGAGATGAGAGCCTCTGCCCCCAGCACCATGAGGCCCTCAGCCTCTTCTGCTATGAGGACCAGGAGGCTGTGTGTTTGATATGTGCAATTTCCCACACCCACCGGGCCCACACCGTCGTGCCACTGGATGATGCCACACAGGAGTACAAG GAAAAACTGCAGAAGTGCCTAGAGCCGCTGGAGCAGAAGCTTCAGGAGATCAGCCGCTGTAAGTCCTCTGAGGAGAAGAAGCCTGGCGAACTCAAG AGACTAGTGGAGAGTCGCCGACAGCAGATCCTAAAGGAATTTGAAGAGCTTCACCGGCGGCTGGATGAAGAGCAACAGGTGTTACTTTCacggctggaggaggaggaacaggACATTCTACAGCGCCTCCGAGAAAATGCTGCTCACCTTGGAGACAAGCGCCGGGACCTCGCCCACTTGGCTGCTGAGGTGGAGGGCAAGTGCTTACAGTCGGGCTTCGAGATGCTTAAG GATGTCAAAAGTACCCTGGAAAA ATGTGAGAAGGTGAAGACCATGGAGGTGACTTCAGTATCCATAGAGCTGGAAAAGAACTTCAGCAATTTCCCCCGACAGTACTTTGCTCTAAGGAAAATCCTTAAACAGCTAATTG CGGATGTGACCCTGGACCCTGAAACGGCTCATCCTAACCTAGTCCTGTCGGAAGATCGTAAGAGCGTCAAGTTCGTGGAGACAAGACTCCGGGATCTCCCTGATACTCCACGGCGTTTCACCTTCTACCCTTGCGTCCTGGCTACTGAGGGTTTCACCTCAGGCCGACACTactgggaggtggaggtgggcGACAAGACCCACTGGGCGGTGGGCGTGTGCCGGGACTCCGTGAGCCGGAAGGGTGAACTGACCCCGCTGCCTGAGACTGGCTACTGGCGGGTGCGGCTGTGGAACGGGGACAAGTATGCAGCCACTACCACGCCTTTTACCCCTTTGCACATCAAGGTGAAACCCAAGCGGGTGGGCATATTCCTAGACTATGAGGCCGGCACACTGTCTTTTTACAACGTCACAGACCGCTCTCATATCTACACCTTCACTGATACTTTTACCGAGAAACTTTGGCCCCTCTTCTATCCAGGCATCCGGGCTGGTCGGAAGAATGCTGCACCACTCACCATCAGGCCCCCAACAGATTGGGAGTGA